One Misgurnus anguillicaudatus chromosome 22, ASM2758022v2, whole genome shotgun sequence DNA segment encodes these proteins:
- the zbtb43 gene encoding zinc finger and BTB domain-containing protein 43 yields the protein METGANSFHVEFPDFSCSLLKKLNQQRQRGQLCDLIVSIGGHQFRAHRAVLAASSPYFCDQVLLKNSARVVLPDVMHPCVFEQLLLSCYTGALSVPSGEVVAFLTAASFLQMWHVVDRCTELLEVGNKKTSGGRFEHRSSPKDEDYTTDNEDDGQTADQGEDIAEDGISVPVQSASCSSPDNLSSESDATENQCTRPAYVPPSIMGRRKKVHVKIERSGREACAGLLASEPTVSDSDQNCPNTVADCFDEKLVSRLEECLDSNCSYEEPLDFYGTSTEGFSQSADEISNPASKDKPQLDGASDVAKDEEVSVNVDGGLKEQTCHSGFTSVMYKLYPCQCGKSFTHKSQRDRHMSMHLGLRPFGCAVCGKSFKMKHHLVGHMKIHTGIKPYECSMCSKRFMWRDSFNRHTSTCAKAHQTRRARLESESQIC from the coding sequence ATGGAGACAGGGGCAAACTCATTCCATGTGGAGTTTCCAGATTTTTCCTGCTCGCTCCTGAAGAAATTAAACCAGCAGCGGCAGAGGGGTCAGCTATGTGACCTCATCGTGTCTATAGGTGGCCATCAGTTTCGGGCTCATCGGGCGGTGTTGGCTGCCAGCTCGCCGTACTTCTGCGATCAGGTCCTGTTGAAGAACAGTGCCCGCGTGGTGCTGCCGGACGTCATGCATCCGTGTGTCTTTGAGCAGCTCCTCCTGTCCTGCTATACGGGAGCGCTTTCTGTGCCGTCTGGAGAGGTCGTGGCCTTCCTCACGGCCGCTAGCTTCCTGCAGATGTGGCATGTGGTGGATAGATGTACTGAGCTACTCGAGGTGGGGAATAAAAAAACCAGCGGTGGACGTTTTGAACACAGGTCATCTCCAAAAGATGAGGATTACACCACAGATAATGAGGACGATGGTCAGACTGCGGATCAAGGAGAGGATATAGCTGAAGATGGGATTTCAGTTCCGGTGCAAAGCGCAAGCTGCTCTTCTCCGGATAATCTGAGCAGCGAGTCGGATGCTACGGAAAACCAGTGCACGAGACCTGCCTACGTTCCACCGAGCATTATGGGACGCAGGAAGAAAGTGCACGTTAAAATCGAGAGGTCAGGACGAGAGGCCTGCGCTGGGCTGCTTGCCAGCGAGCCCACAGTAAGCGATTCGGATCAGAACTGTCCAAACACGGTAGCGGATTGTTTCGATGAGAAGTTGGTGAGTCGTCTCGAGGAGTGCCTGGATAGTAATTGCTCATACGAGGAACCCTTGGACTTCTATGGCACCTCCACAGAGGGCTTTTCACAGAGTGCGGATGAGATCTCCAACCCAGCATCCAAGGATAAACCGCAGCTAGATGGTGCCTCAGATGTTGCTAAAGATGAGGAGGTCTCTGTTAACGTTGACGGTGGTCTAAAGGAACAGACGTGTCACTCGGGGTTCACCTCTGTGATGTATAAGCTCTATCCGTGTCAATGCGGCAAGAGTTTCACGCACAAAAGCCAGAGGGACCGTCACATGAGCATGCACCTGGGCTTGCGGCCGTTTGGTTGCGCCGTTTGCGGAAAGAGTTTTAAGATGAAGCATCATTTGGTCGGTCACATGAAGATCCACACGGGCATCAAACCCTACGAATGCAGCATGTGCTCCAAACGTTTCATGTGGAGAGACAGCTTTAACCGTCACACCTCCACGTGCGCAAAGGCCCATCAGACGCGACGGGCAAGACTCGAATCTGAGTCCCAGATCTGCTAG